A genome region from Salvelinus alpinus chromosome 26, SLU_Salpinus.1, whole genome shotgun sequence includes the following:
- the LOC139554443 gene encoding adhesion G protein-coupled receptor B1-like — MTWSPPQSGPLVALLALLFLGLTSSVPSGPASDTCATLEQSRFFGLFSSTANLPSTPCSWTLQNPDPRRYTVYMKITKPTDSCLPRQVKTFQFDSFIETSRTYLGMESFDEVVRLCDASTSVTYLESSKQFLQLRKVAPRHGLEIVEGESSGEFKAEFLVVGKRNPSMPACQKLCQWLENCLSTSTHLNPCGIMNTPCQCWETPVRKPGGCYRGGVYLEKCTPTPRDTGRDIVRDVEIIKGWSGWGRWSECSMECGGGVQVRSRACQPEDSVCEGVVEEGRACNPQPCIGQVRSRSQALASIVGLKRDNADVPVTGVVAPQTVDAAAVADEWSPWSVCSVSCGEGWQARTRFCVTSSYSTQCTGPLRENRPCNNTMVCPVDGAWDEWSPWSLCSSTCGRGYRDRTRTCKQPQNGGEPCKGPIKQTKFCNIAVCPVDGAWNEWSGWTTCSTSCSNGTKQRTRECNGPSYGGSECRGDWRETNNCFLKDCPVDGRWLSWSSWGSCSKTCGGGSQQRQRMCEGPYFSGEPCPGERGELRRCNEKRCPEPHEICQEETDGDVVWKRTPAGDMAAVTCPIDSTGMILRRCTLGAVGLAYWENPTHIKCISKNYQDISLLAQHGVDKAQKGLMADGTSEVISRLRATSDEGTKYSGDLLSIMDVLRNTTEIYKGVGHSLSNADVENYAQTISNLLKEEHHDQWEEAQLMGTNIKEFLQLVEDFVDMIGMQMKDFQDIYEVTENLVLSIHKRPTTMTTDFTFPVKGWRGMMDWVRTSEEKITVSRDALSIDQSEGTTAFVTGIILYRNLSSILSFQSNSTVLNSKVVTVVVKPTPGLLSPPVEIEFPHQHNDTINETCISWDESETSSLLGSWSARSCRAVPVDSFRTKCVCDRLSTFAILARLNPDMNMDKTLLPSVTLIVGCGVSSLTLLLLIIIYVSVWKYIRSERSVILINFCLSIICSNALILVGQTQARNKVVCGVVAALLHFFFLSSFCWVLTEAWQSYMAVTGRLRNRIIRKRFLCLGWGLPALVVAVSVGFTKAKGYGTVNYCWLSLEDGLLYSFVGPAAAVVLVNMVIGILVFNKLVSKDGITDVKLKERAGASLWSSCVILPLLALTWMSAVLAMTDRRSALFQILFAVFDSLEGFIIVMVHCILRREVQEAVKCRVVDRKDDGNGDSGSSIQNSHHTQLMSDFEKDAESNRPGGMNSSCEEKMPLPPQLPLPMSSNFHTLPSHTIKAHMQAVPEYSSHTLTLKREKSRLHGGMDPSSCGKPIYVCDGELFQQLDADLARGQAEGSCPDGSGYLLLPNTTSTLRKAKEDPSKYNISVEQLPQTRLVHLSGPFAEPQATFGLKTLPSDRVSVSYSERDSPIQNIHNMSSESHITHSSLGDTFDSLNSMMSKSETISTLSMSSLERQKSRYAELDFEKIMHTRKRHQNMFQDLNRKLHHAEKQDRESPASDSKSVRWSVSSGGSDKTNHSDKQQQQVERPWDGVQRTQHSPPAWVRKDLEPLAVSPLHMQQVEWENAGATISMVSQDIIDLQTEV; from the exons ATGACGTGGTCACCTCCCCAGTCCGGGCCCTTAGTGGCCcttttggccctccttttcctcgGTTTGACTTCCAGCGTCCCTTCCGGCCCGGCCTCTGATACCTGCGCCACCCTGGAGCAGAGCCGCTTCTTCGGGCTGTTCTCTTCGACCGCCAACCTGCCCTCCACGCCGTGCTCCTGGACCCTGCAGAACCCAGACCCTCGCCGCTACACCGTCTACATGAAGATCACCAAGCCCACCGACTCCTGCCTGCCCCGCCAGGTCAAGACCTTCCAGTTCGACTCCTTCATCGAGACCTCTCGCACCTACCTGGGTATGGAGAGCTTTGATGAAGTCGTCAGATTGTGCGATGCTTCAACGTCTGTAACCTACCTGGAGTCCAGCAAGCAGTTCCTGCAGCTCCGCAAGGTGGCGCCAAGACACGGCCTGGAGattgtggagggagagagcagcggtGAGTTCAAGGCCGAGTTCCTGGTGGTGGGCAAGAGGAACCCCAGTATGCCAGCCTGTCAGAAGCTGTGCCAGTGGCTGGAGAATTGTTTGTCCACCAGCACCCATCTCAACCCCTGCGGCATCATGAACACCCCCTGCCAGTGCTGGGAGACCCCCGTCAGGAAGCCCGGCGGCTGCTACCGCGGAGGCGTCTACCTGGAGAAGTGCACCCCAACCCCCCGAGACACTGGACGTGACATTGTCCGCGACGTCGAGATCATAA AGGGCTGGAGTGGGTGGGGCCGCTGGTCTGAGTGCAGTATGGAGTGCGGGGGTGGAGTCCAGGTGCGCAGCCGAGCCTGTCAGCCAGAGGATAGTGTGTGTGAAGGCGTGGTCGAAGAGGGGCGTGCCTGCAACCCTCAGCCCTGCATTG GTCAAGTGCGCAGCCGTAGCCAAGCCCTGGCTTCCATCGTCGGCCTGAAAAGAGACAACGCTGATGTTCCTGTCACTGGAGTTGTGGCCCCTCAAACAG TGGACGCTGCTGCGGTTGCAGATGAGTGGTCCCCCTGGAGTGTGTGTTCAGTGAGCTGTGGAGAGGGCTGGCAGGCCCGCACCCGTTTCTGTGTTACCTCCTCCTACAGCACCCAATGCACCGGCCCCCTCCGCGAGAACCGGCCCTGCAACAACACCATGGTCTGCCCCG TTGATGGAGCTTGGGACGAGTGGTCCCCATGGAGCCTGTGCTCGTCCACCTGCGGCCGTGGTTACCGTGACCGCACCCGCACCTGCAAGCAGCCCCAGAACGGAGGAGAACCCTGCAAGGGACCCATCAAACAGACCAAGTTCTGCAACATCGCAGTCTGCCCAG TGGACGGTGCCTGGAACGAATGGTCTGGTTGGACCACCTGCTCCACCTCTTGCTCCAATGGCACCAAGCAGAGGACACGTGAATGCAACGGACCGTCCTACGGAGGTTCGGAGTGCCGTGGTGACTGGCGTGAGACCAATAACTGCTTCCTGAAAGATTGCCCAG TTGATGGACGCTGGTTATCATGGAGCTCATGGGGAAGCTGCAGTAAGACCTGTGGTGGAGGAAGCCAGCAGAGACAGAGGATGTGCGAAGGACCTTACTTCAGTGGAGAGCCTtgccctggagagagaggagagctgagacGCTGCAACGAGAAAAGATGCCCAG AACCCCATGAGATCTGTCAGGAGGAGACCGACGGTGATGTTGTGTGGAAGAGAACCCCAGCAGGAGATATGGCTGCAGTGACCTGCCCTATAGACTCCACCG GCATGATCTTGCGCCGATGCACCCTTGGCGCCGTAGGCCTTGCTTATTGGGAGAACCCGACCCACATCAAGTGCATCTCCAAGAACTACCAGGACATTTCCTTGTTG GCCCAGCATGGTGTTGATAAGGCTCAGAAGGGCCTGATGGCTGATGGGACTTCGGAGGTGATCTCCCGACTGAGGGCCACCTCTGATGAGGGGACCAAGTACAGCGGAGACCTGTTGTCCATCATGGATGTACTCAGGAACACCACCGAGATCTACAAGGGAGTCGGACACAGCCTGAGCAATGCTGATGTGGAG AACTATGCCCAGACAATCAGCAACTTACTGAAGGAGGAACATCATGACCAATGGGAGGAGGCACAGCTG ATGGGCACTAACATCAAGGAGTTCTTGCAGCTCGTCGAGGACTTTGTGGACATGATTGGTATGCAGATGAAGGACTTCCAAGACATTTATGAAGTCACCGAGAATTTAG TGTTGAGCATCCATAAGCGCCCCACAACCATGACCACCGACTTCACCTTCCCGGTGAAAGGCTGGAGAGGCATGATGGACTGGGTCAGGACCTCAGAGGAGAAGATCACTGTCTCCCGTGACGCTCTGTCCATCGACCAGTCTG AGGGCACCACTGCATTTGTGACCGGGATCATTCTCTACAGAAACCTCAGCTCTATCTTGTCCTTCCAAAG TAACAGCACCGTCCTCAACTCCAAGGTAGTCACAGTTGTGGTCAAGCCCACCCCAGGCCTGCTGTCCCCCCCAGTGGAAATCGAGTTCCCCCACCAACATAAT GACACCATAAATGAAACGTGCATCTCCTGGGATGAGAGTGAAAC TTCTTCGCTGCTTGGATCTTGGTCTGCGCGTAGCTGCAGAGCGGTCCCTGTTGATTCATTCAGAACCAAATGCGTGTGTGACAGGCTCTCCACCTTCGCCATTTTAGCGCGTCTAAACCCTGATATG AACATGGATAAGACTCTGCTTCCCTCTGTGACTCTCATCGTGGGCTGTGGGgtctcctctctcacccttctGCTCCTCATCATCATCTATGTCTCCGTCTGGAA GTATATCCGCTCGGAGCGCTCAGTGATCCTCATCAACTTCTGCCTCTCCATTATCTGCTCCAATGCCCTCATTCTGGTTGGACAAACCCAGGCTCGCAACAAG gtggtgtgtggtgtggtagcTGCCCTCCTTCACTTCTTCTTCCTCTCATCTTTCTGCTGGGTGCTGACGGAAGCATGGCAGTCCTACATGGCTGTCACGGGCCGTCTGCGCAACCGCATCATCCGCAAGCGTTTCCTCTGCTTGGGCTGGG GACTCCCTGCTCTGGTGGTGGCTGTGTCTGTTGGATTTACCAAGGCTAAGGGATATGGCACCGTCAACTA CTGCTGGCTCTCTCTGGAGGATGGACTCCTCTACTCGTTTGTTGGACCCGCTGCTGCTGTTGTTCTG GTGAACATGGTAATTGGTATCCTGGTCTTCAACAAACTGGTGTCCAAGGACGGCATCACCGATGTCAAACTGAAGGAGCGAGCGGGAGCGTCACTGTGGAGCTCCTGTGTGATCCTGCCCCTGCTGGCCCTCACCTGGATGTCCGCTGTCCTGGCCATGACCGACCGCCGCTCCGCTCTCTTCCAGATCCTCTTCGCGGTCTTTGACTCCCTGGAAGGGTTCATAATCGTCATGGTGCACTGCATCCTGCGTAGAGAG GTCCAAGAGGCAGTGAAATGCAGAGTTGTTGACCGTAAGGACGATGGCAATGGAGATTCTGGCAGTTCCATCCAAAATAGCCACCACACCCAGCTCATG TCTGATTTCGAGAAGGACGCTGAATCCAACAGACCTG GTGGTATGAACTCCTCCTGTGAGGAGAAGATGCCCCTCCCACCTCAGCTGCCCCTCCCCATGAGCTCCAACTTCCACACCCTGCCCTCTCACACCATCAAGGCCCACATGCAGGCCGTGCCCGAGTACTCCAGCCACACCCTCACCCTGAAGAGGGAGAAGAGCAGGCTGCATGGCGGCATGGACCCGTCCTCCTGCGGGAAACCCATTTATGTGTGCGACGGTGAGCTCTTCCAGCAGCTGGATGCCGACCTGGCGCGTGGCCAGGCGGAGGGGAGCTGCCCCGACGGTAGTGGCTACTTGCTCCTGCCCAACACCACCTCCACCCTTCGCAAGGCCAAAGAGGACCCGTCCAAGTACAACATCAGCGTGGAGCAGCTTCCACAGACCAGGCTGGTTCATCTCAGTGGGCCCTTCGCCGAACCCCAGGCCACCTTCGGACTCAAGACGCTACCGTCCGACCGGGTCAGCGTGTCCTACTCGGAGAGGGACTCACCCATCCAGAACATCCACAACATGTCCAGCGAGTCTCACATCACCCACAGCAGCCTGGGAGACACCTTCGACTCTCTGAACTCCATGATGTCCAAGAGCGAGACCATCTCCACACTGTCCATGAGCTCCCTGGAGAGACAGAAGTCCCGTTACGCTGAATTAGATTTCGAG AAGATCATGCACACAAGGAAACGTCACCAGAACATGTTCCAGGACCTCAACAGGAAATTACATCACGCTGAGAAACAAGACAGAGAGTCCCCTGCTTCAGACAGCAAG TCTGTGAGATGGAGCGTGTCCTCTGGAGGAAGTGACAAAACAAACCACAGC GACAAGCAGCAGCAACAGGTGGAGAGACCCTGGGATGGGGTCCAGAGGACGCAGCATTCGCCGCCTGCCTGGGTGCGGAAGGACCTAGAGCCCCTGGCCGTGTCGCCCTTGCATATGCAGCAGGTGGAGTGGGAGAACGCAGGAGCCACCATCTCAATGGTCAGCCAGGACATCATTGACCTGCAGACGGAGGTCTGA